The sequence below is a genomic window from Halococcus saccharolyticus DSM 5350.
GGCGGCGAGGCGGGCACCGAGCATGGCAGTCGCATCGGGGTGCTCGCCACGCATCGGCACGAGAACGTGGTCGTCACCCTTGGTGGAGCGATAGAGATAGCGTGCGCGGTGGGCGTAGAACGCGCGGTGCCAAAGGACGAACACGCCGGCAACCAGCGCGCTCGACGCGGCGATCGAGATCACGTAGGAGATGTCGGTAGCGTCGCCGACGAGTGCGAGCAGTGCGGTCGAGTACGCGGCGGGTTCCTCGATGTCGAACCCCCACGTCGTCGCGCCGGTGAGGAACATCGCGAGCGCCGCACCGGCGGCGTGAATCCGGTGCTGACTCGGCGGGGCGTGGTACAAGAGCGTCGCCGAGAGCTGAAGCGCGAGCCAGCCACACAGCGCGCCGAGGGTCAACCCGGCGACGAACCGCCCTGGCGACGCGTACCGTCCCGTCGGGTGGGCGAACAGCAGGTACGCTCCGGAGGCGAGCGGCGGAAAGAGCAGGAACGAGAGTTCGGCCGAGAGGTTCGAGATGGCCGTGACGACGGCGATCAGCAACGGGACGAACAGGAGCACCGAGAGGTGGACGAGGTTTCGAGTGTTTTCGACCCAGCGCCGGAACTCGTGGACTTCGCGGCGTTCGAGCCGTCTGGCGCGCGAGCACAGCGCAACGAGAATCCCACGCACGCCGTCGAACATACCGGTCGTTGCCTGTCGGTATAGAAGTGGGTTTCCCTCCCGGATAGCTCGTCACCCGGTGATAAGTGGGGTGCGTGATAAGGGCGTACACGTATTTCACTGGGCGCTGGCTTTCGGATGTATGCCGGAGTGTAAGAACTGCGGGGGGTTCGTGACTGCACAGTACGTGCGCGTGTTCGCTCCGGACGAGATGGAGAACGCGCGCGTCTGTCCGAACTGCGAAGACAAACTGCGCGACGGCAACGGGGTCCGGAGCGCACGCTCGCCACGCCACGCCGATGGGTGAGCAAGCGTCGACGACGGATACACACCGGAACGCGTCCGTAGAAACCGACGCGACGACAGCCCGGATCGCGGTCACAGCCGAGGGGTTCGCGCTTGAAACCCTGTTCGAGCGGGCCCCGGGCGTGCGGGTCGAACTCGAACCCGCTGTCGCCGCTCCGGACAGCCGGGTACTGCTCGTGATTCGGAGTGACGCGGCCATCCAGGACGACATCGCCGCTGCGCTCCACGCGGACTCGTCGGTGACGGCGGTCGAGTATCTCGCCGATCGGGGTGACGGGTGGGTGTTCCGCGTCGCGTGGGGCGAGCATCCACACCGGTTCGTCGAACGCGTTCGCGAGGAGGATGCCACGATCCTGTCGGCACGCGGGCGGGCCGGCGGGTGGACACTCCAACTGTTGCTTCCCGACCGCGACGCCCTCGCCCGGGCGTACGAGGCGAT
It includes:
- a CDS encoding HPP family protein translates to MFDGVRGILVALCSRARRLERREVHEFRRWVENTRNLVHLSVLLFVPLLIAVVTAISNLSAELSFLLFPPLASGAYLLFAHPTGRYASPGRFVAGLTLGALCGWLALQLSATLLYHAPPSQHRIHAAGAALAMFLTGATTWGFDIEEPAAYSTALLALVGDATDISYVISIAASSALVAGVFVLWHRAFYAHRARYLYRSTKGDDHVLVPMRGEHPDATAMLGARLAAAHDAGKVVLLDVVDADETDVEATQRTATDDGESLATDGGTTETIGGNSSTTDVATGLEDRATTIESTVGVLCEVAVVDSGMESLAAAVLRTACESNCDLIATPYEESEGTAAPYIRSLFRTDMDVLVHCSVDGRTDWQRALVPVRSVSDVAHSMLGFACRLAGSAGEIVVCHCIDSSADRRHAEEMLADLVEPFANRIETRIPQAPIESFLETVAPQYDL
- a CDS encoding DUF7563 family protein → MPECKNCGGFVTAQYVRVFAPDEMENARVCPNCEDKLRDGNGVRSARSPRHADG
- a CDS encoding helix-turn-helix domain-containing protein — encoded protein: MGEQASTTDTHRNASVETDATTARIAVTAEGFALETLFERAPGVRVELEPAVAAPDSRVLLVIRSDAAIQDDIAAALHADSSVTAVEYLADRGDGWVFRVAWGEHPHRFVERVREEDATILSARGRAGGWTLQLLLPDRDALARAYEAIVDCECGTELERIGTYGGSRGGRFDLTDEQREALIAAYEAGYYEVPRAVTAADLADELDISHQALSERFRRAYGQIVGGAVVDGHDSVTE